From Proteus vulgaris:
TGTGACTATGTTCCCATTTGTGATGCCTTCAAGCACTTTCCCAGATGTGAGCTTAACAATGTGGGATGCAACTTCTAGCCTGTTTACTCTTCAGGTAATGACAGTTGTTGCGATTATCTTTGTACCTATCGTTCTCCTTTACACCATCTGGTGTTACTGGAAAATGCATGGTCGCCTCGATAAGAAATTTATCGAAGGCAATAATCATACTCTGTACTAAGGAGCATAGAGAATGTGGTATTTTGCATGGCTTCTCGGAACGCTCTTCGCTTGTAGTATTGCGGTGATCGCAGGACTAGCTTTCGAGCACGCTGAAGCGAAAAAAGCTTCAGAAAGTGAAGAATAATGTTGGATAAAAGCTACCAACTACTAGACAAGGGCCCTATTAGGGCTCTTGTTTTAATCATGGCGTTGGTAATGGCATTTTGTATCATGTGGGATCCTAGTCGATTTGCAGCGAACACCAGTTCACTTGCAATTTGGCAAGGTGTCCTTCTTATTTGGTCTGTGTGTGCTGGTGCAACTTTTGGTTTAGCATTTCGCCCTAAACATGTTGTTGCAAAATGTTTATTACATCCAATCCCTGCAATTATTATTTTAGTTGTTGGGCTAAGTTACTTTTTCTTCTAAAAAATACCTTATTTCTGCTCAGTGTATGAGAAAGAAATAAGGTATTTTATTTCCTAACTATTTCTTCTAAATTCTCTCGCACATCTAGCGTTATAGCTGGATATTTTCTTTTAAGTAATCAATAAAGAGACGTGTTTTTCTTGGGATATGTTCGCTATAAGGGAAAATAATATTAACGGATTGAGTTAAAAGTGCATGTTCAGGAAACAGTACAACCAATTGGCCTTCTAATAATTCTTGACGAATATACCAATGTGGCAAAATAGTCATCCCTGAGTGCGCAAGAGCCATTTTTTTTAATGCGGCAATGGTGTTAGTTTCAAAATAAGCATCTTGAGCTAACTGAGAGAGTAGGGTATTAAATTCTGAAGATGATGAAAGCTTACTTTGACGTAAATTACTGTTTGCTAAATAAGGAATAGCGCTTAAATCGTTGATAGTTTTTATCGAGAATTTTTGTAACAAATCAGGTGAAATAACTAAACTTATCTCGTAATTAGCCAATTTGGTAGAGCGATAATTACTGTCTTTTAATGTGCCTAAACGAATAGCTAAATCTAACTTATGATTTATTAAATCCTCAATAGAAGAATTAAACGCATACTGTACTTTCAACTTTGAGTGTAATTGCATAAATTGACTAAGTAACGGCAAAATATAATATTCACCAAATTCAGCGGTTGAACTTAATCGCAATGATCCCTGTAGTTCCTGCTGACCCAATCTCGCTTTATCTAATGTTTGCTCTAATTGAATTAACACTTGACGAAAATCTTGATAAAGCATCTCTCCAGTCTCTGTCAGTGAAAATCGACGAGTATTGCGATTGAGTAATGAGACATTTAACTCGGTTTCTAATGCTTTGATATGAATACTCACCATTGATTTACTCAAGCGTAAATATTTTGCTGCTTGAGTAAAAGATCCTGTATCAACAACAGCAATAAAAGAGCGAATTCGATCAATTTGATTTTGCATGATTGTTTACTCTGATTAAACAATAAGTTCTATTTTGTCAGATAGACGAAATTCGTCAATCTTCCGTACTCTATGCGCGGAGGATTTTTATGACTTACCGCTATCGAATTGCATCTATATTTTTGCTGGGCTTCTTTATAGATTGTATCAACATTTTTATGTCAGCCATTGCATTACCCGCAGTCGCTGATGATATGCAAATTTCCATTGTTTCAGTGACTTGGGTTTCAAATAGCTATATTTTGGGATTGACGTTAATTATTCCATTAAGTCATTGGTTATCACAACGTTTTGGTATTAGAGCATTGATGGTGACATCAATGCTGATGTTTAGTGTGTCTGTGGCGCTAGTAGGGGACTCACATTCATTTAGTGAACTTATTTTGTGGCGTTTTATTCAAGGTGTTAGTGGTGGATTATTGATCCCAATTGGACAAGCACTAACTTTTCAATATTTTCAAGGACATGAAAGAAGCAAAATATCAACGATCATTATGGCGATAGCTTTAATCGCTCCAGCAATATCACCTACATTAGGTGGATTTATTGTTGATATGGCTTCTTGGCGTTGGGTATTTTATAGCAATATTCCTTTTTCATTACTAACCGCACTTTTAGCTTTTATTTGGGTAAAAGAGCCTTTACCTAAAGAAAACGCTATACCTGATATCAAAGGTATCATTCTTATTAGTTTGGTTATTGTTTCAGGATTGTTTGCTCTATCGGCTTATGGTGAGTATCACTCAACATTACTTGCATTAGTCATAGCGGCATTATCGGCATGTTTTGCAGTACTTTATTATTATCATTATCGACGCCATATATCTCCAGTTATTAATTTATCATTATTAAAAAATAGAAATTTATCGATCTCTATTTTTGTTTATTACTGTATTCCTGGTGTTTTCACTGGTGTAAATATTCTTGCGATATTTTATTTACAACAATATTTAAAATTTACTGCTCAAGGCACAGGTGTTTTCATGTTGTTATATGCACTTGGGGCTTTTATTTCAATGACAATAAGTGGTGTATTTTATAATAAATTAGGCATGAAACGTTTATTTATTTTCGCGCTGTTATTACACAGTATAGGTATTGCTTTATTAATATTTGTAAATAGTAATACGGATATACCTTTATTAATTATTGCTTATTTAGTTATCGGGATTGGTGGCGGAATTGGTGCTAATACTGCGCAAACAACAGCATTATATGATTTTAACTCACAGAAATTAGTTCAGGCCAGTGTTATTTGGAATATTAATAGGCAGGTCGTTTTTAGTGTCGGAGCAACCGTTGTTGCTATGTTATTTAATATTCTTTCACTTTTTTACTTACCACAAACCGCTTATAACATGACGTTTTTAATATGTGCTTTAATTGGCATATTGCCTATCACATTATTATTTACATTAAAGAAAAAAAATATTGTACAGGAAATACAAGATGAAATTTAATACAGATTTAATTATAGAAAGCATTAGATCTTTACATGATGAGATTGAAGCTGTTTTTACGCAATTTCCTCTTTCTATTGATGCAATAACTAAGATAGAAAATCTTTTATCTAGTGAGTTTTCTATGGTTGGGATCAATGGAAAAGCAGTGAGTTATGATGATGTTATTGCGATGTTCAGACAAAATGCAGGAAAAAGAAGTGGACTGAAAATAAAAACAGATGATTATAAAATAATTTATCAATCAGATTGTTTGGTGGTTGTCAGATATCAAGAAATACACAGTGAAAATAAGAAAATTCTTATGCGGGAGTCAGTGGCGTTATTGAGACGCAATTCTCATGAAACGAGTTGGCAGTGGCACTACCTCCATGAGACACCAATCATAAATAATTAATTGATTTATATGAAAAACCAGTTTTTAAACTGGTTTTTTTAGGCCATTAAAAATAATACTAATAAATAAGACAATCTATGAATTTCTAATTAGCAAGCATTTTTATGCTGTCTTAATGAAAATATTTTTTCTATTCAGAGCACAAAGCATATTGCGTGTTGCAAAGAAGAGTTTATGATTGGCGCCTGAAAACTGTGTTTTCTATTCTTTACGTTACTATGATTCCCTTAGAGCTACCTCTTAAGTATAGTTAAGTGACTTATAGCTTAATTATTTATGGACTTAACTCAGAAAATGTAAGGAAGATATTATGCAGTTTCTTTGGCCTGTTCGTGTTTATTATGAAGATACTGATGCCGGTGGTGTGGTCTATCACGCCAGCTATCTAAAATATTTTGAACGCGCCCGAACAGAACTACTCAGAGAAAAAGGTTTTCATCAGCATGATTTACGGGAGTATGATCATGTTGTATTTGTTGTACGTAAATTATCAATAGAATATATTGCACCAGCTCGACTTGATGAGCTTTTACAAGTAGAAAGTGAAATTACCACATTACGTGGTGCCTCAATGACATTTTCTCAAAAGCTTATTAATCAAGATGGTTGTGTTTTGTGTAGCGCAGATGTGCTCGTTGTCTGTGTAGATTCATTAAAAATGAAGCCTGTAGCGCTTCCTAAGTCCATTATCGCGGAGTTTAAGTAGTGGCTGATATGAATGTTATCGATCTCTTTCTAAAAGCTGGGCTTTTAGTTAAGTTGATCATGTTGATTTTAATCGGATTTTCTATTGCATCTTGGGCGATTATTATTCAGCGAACTAAAGTTCTGAATGCCGCTGATCGTGAAGCCGCAGATTTTGAAGATAAATTCTGGTCAGGTACTGACTTGGCTCGTTTATATAAAGATAGCCAAGCTCGTCGTGATGAGTTATCAGGCTCAGAGCAAATTTTTCATTCCGGTTTTAAAGAGTTTGCACGCTTACATCAAGCAAGCGTTCATGCCCCTGATGCAGTTGTAAATGGTGCATCAAGAGCAATGCGTGTCTCTTTCAATCGTGAATTAGAATCACTAGAAACTCATATTCCTTTCCTCGGTACTGTTGGTTCTATCAGCCCATATATTGGTCTATTTGGTACAGTATGGGGGATTATGCATGCATTTATTGCATTAGGTAGTGTTAAACAAGCAACATTACAAATGGTCGCACCCGGCATTGCTGAAGCGTTGATTGCAACGGCTATCGGTTTATTTGCGGCAATCCCCGCAGTTATGGCTTATAACCGGTTTACGCAGCGTGTAACTAAACTGGAACAAAGTTACGATAACTTTATGGAAGAGTTCCTGACGATTTTACATCGCCAAGCTTTTGCCTCAGCAGAAAAGAAATAGTTAACGCAGAAGGAGATAGCTGATGGCACGAGGTCGCAGTAACCGCCGAGGCGTAAAATCAGAGATTAACATTGTTCCTTTGCTTGACGTATTGTTAGTGCTTTTGCTTATTTTTATGGCAACAGCGCCTATCATTTCGCAAAGTGTTGAAGTTGATCTTCCTGAAGCAACAGATACACAAACTGTTTCAACCAGTGATAATCCTCCGGTGATTGTCGAGGTTGCAGGAATTGGGCAATATAATATTCGTGTTGATCAAGAAGTATTAGAATTATTGCCTCAAGAACAGATTATGGCTGAAGCTAAACGGCAATTGGAAAAAAATCCGAAAGTTATATTTCTGATTGGCGGTGCTAAAGATGTTCCTTATGATGAGATAATTAAAGCGCTCAACATGTTACGTCAAGCAGGTGTTAAATCTGTAGGTTTAATGACTCAGCCTATGTAATAGGTTGAAATAAGTTTGGATAATAGCGTGGGAAAGAAGACGAAGCCAATCCGAAGTAAATTGAGCCGTTCAGTTATCTTGTCTACTGCCTTGCATTTGCTTGTTATCGCATTGCTTATCTGGGGGTCATTAACTCAGAAGTGGGATTTAGGTGGTGGCGGTGGTGAAGGTGGGCAAGTTATTGATGCTATTATGGTCGATCCTAATGCTGTAGTACAACAGTATAACCAGCAAAAATCGCAACAGGCTAACGTCCAAAAAGCAGAACAAGAACGTAAAGCGCGTGCAGAGCAACAAGAAGAAGAGTTGCGTCAGCAGCAAATGAAAGAACAAGAACGTTTGAAAACGTTAGAAGTTGAACGTTTACAAGCAAAAGAGGCAGCAGAAGCTCAAAAACGTGAAGCCGCGTTAGCTGCCGCCAAAGCGAAAGAAGAACAAAAAGTGGCAGAAGAAGCGGCTGCGCAAGCGAAAGCAGAGCGTGATCGCATCTTAAAAGAACAAGCGGATGCTAAACAACAAGCTGAAGCCGAAGCAAAAAAACAAGCTGAGTTAGCCGCAAAACAAAAAGCGGAAGAGGCGAAAGCTAAAGCCGAGGCAGATGCTAAAGCAAAAGCCGAAGCTGATGCAAAAGCGAAAGCTGAAGCAGACGCTAAAGCAAAAGCAGCCGCAGAGGCAAAAGCTAAAGCGGCCGCAGAAGCTAAAGCGAAAGCCGCTGCTCAACAGCAGAGTAAAGCCGTTGATAGTTTGCTCGATGGTTTAATGGCTGATGGTAATAAACAAAGCGGTGCCTCTGCAGCAGGGCAAGGTGGTGGAAACCGCACTGGTGCAAATGGTGAAGGTGTAGATCGCTATAAAGGTCAGCTGAAAGTTGCAATAGAACAGAAGTTCATTGATCCAGAGTTATACAAAGGTAAAACTTGTGAACTAAGAATTAGTATTGCACCTGATGGGATGTTAATTAATGCGAAAATTTTAGGTGGTGACGCGGCATTATGCCAAGTGGCATTAAGAGCAGCAAATACCGCTAAATTACCTAAGCCACCAAAAGATGTTTATGAACAAGTAAAATCATCGACAATTGAGTTTAAGCCATAAAACTGTCTGATAGTAGGAAAACATACACTAATTTATAGCTATTTTAGAATGTTATTGATGTGTTGTATGGTGTTGTTGAAAAGCGTTTGTTACTATTCTGTGCGTTATTGCGTAATAACCGCAATAATAAAAGGGAGACATGATGAAGCAGGCATTAAATGTTATCTTCGGACTTTTAATTTTATGCGTAACCACTCTGGCTAACGCTGAAGTTCGAATTGAAATTACACAAGGGGTGAATACTGCACGCCCTATTGGTGTCGTTCCTTTTAAATGGGAAGGCACTGGTCAAATGCCAGAAGATATCGCTGGTGTGATTGCAGCTGATTTACGTAATAGCGGAAAATTTAATCCTATTGATGTATCACGTATACCTCAACAGCCTGTCACGGCTTCTGAAGTCCAACCTGCATTATGGACTGCATTAGGGATTGATTCTGTTGTTGTTGGACGCGTACAACCGTCAGCGGATGGCCAATATTTAGTAAGCTATCAGTTAGTTGACGTTGCTGGTTCTCCAGGCGCGGTTTTATCTCAAAGCGAGTTTAAAGTCCCATCTAAATGGCTACGTTATTCTGCTCATACGGCCAGTGATGAAGTGTTCGAAAAACTGACTGGTATTCGTGGCGCATTCCGTACACGTATTGCTTATGTTGTTGTGACTAATGGGGGCGCATATCCTTATGAATTGCGCGTTTCTGACTATGATGGATTTAACCAAGATCGTGTTTATCGTTCATCACAGCCATTAATGTCACCAGCATGGTCACCAGATGGTGCTAAACTGGCTTATGTAACTTTTGAAAGCGGTCAATCTGCTTTAGTGGTACAAACATTAGCAACAGGTGAAATTCGCCAAATTGCATCATTCCCAAGACATAATGGTGCACCTTCGTTTTCACCTGATGGCTCTAAACTTGCCTTTGCTCTTTCTAAGAGTGGTAGCTTAAATCTGTATGTTATGGATTTAGCAAGTGGGAATATGACACAGGTAACCAATGGCAGAAGCAATAATACTGAGCCAAATTGGATGCCAGATGGA
This genomic window contains:
- a CDS encoding LysR family transcriptional regulator yields the protein MQNQIDRIRSFIAVVDTGSFTQAAKYLRLSKSMVSIHIKALETELNVSLLNRNTRRFSLTETGEMLYQDFRQVLIQLEQTLDKARLGQQELQGSLRLSSTAEFGEYYILPLLSQFMQLHSKLKVQYAFNSSIEDLINHKLDLAIRLGTLKDSNYRSTKLANYEISLVISPDLLQKFSIKTINDLSAIPYLANSNLRQSKLSSSSEFNTLLSQLAQDAYFETNTIAALKKMALAHSGMTILPHWYIRQELLEGQLVVLFPEHALLTQSVNIIFPYSEHIPRKTRLFIDYLKENIQL
- the ybgE gene encoding cyd operon protein YbgE is translated as MLDKSYQLLDKGPIRALVLIMALVMAFCIMWDPSRFAANTSSLAIWQGVLLIWSVCAGATFGLAFRPKHVVAKCLLHPIPAIIILVVGLSYFFF
- the tolA gene encoding cell envelope integrity protein TolA — encoded protein: MGKKTKPIRSKLSRSVILSTALHLLVIALLIWGSLTQKWDLGGGGGEGGQVIDAIMVDPNAVVQQYNQQKSQQANVQKAEQERKARAEQQEEELRQQQMKEQERLKTLEVERLQAKEAAEAQKREAALAAAKAKEEQKVAEEAAAQAKAERDRILKEQADAKQQAEAEAKKQAELAAKQKAEEAKAKAEADAKAKAEADAKAKAEADAKAKAAAEAKAKAAAEAKAKAAAQQQSKAVDSLLDGLMADGNKQSGASAAGQGGGNRTGANGEGVDRYKGQLKVAIEQKFIDPELYKGKTCELRISIAPDGMLINAKILGGDAALCQVALRAANTAKLPKPPKDVYEQVKSSTIEFKP
- the cydX gene encoding cytochrome bd-I oxidase subunit CydX, yielding MWYFAWLLGTLFACSIAVIAGLAFEHAEAKKASESEE
- the ybgC gene encoding tol-pal system-associated acyl-CoA thioesterase gives rise to the protein MQFLWPVRVYYEDTDAGGVVYHASYLKYFERARTELLREKGFHQHDLREYDHVVFVVRKLSIEYIAPARLDELLQVESEITTLRGASMTFSQKLINQDGCVLCSADVLVVCVDSLKMKPVALPKSIIAEFK
- the tolR gene encoding colicin uptake protein TolR, with translation MARGRSNRRGVKSEINIVPLLDVLLVLLLIFMATAPIISQSVEVDLPEATDTQTVSTSDNPPVIVEVAGIGQYNIRVDQEVLELLPQEQIMAEAKRQLEKNPKVIFLIGGAKDVPYDEIIKALNMLRQAGVKSVGLMTQPM
- a CDS encoding MFS transporter, whose amino-acid sequence is MTYRYRIASIFLLGFFIDCINIFMSAIALPAVADDMQISIVSVTWVSNSYILGLTLIIPLSHWLSQRFGIRALMVTSMLMFSVSVALVGDSHSFSELILWRFIQGVSGGLLIPIGQALTFQYFQGHERSKISTIIMAIALIAPAISPTLGGFIVDMASWRWVFYSNIPFSLLTALLAFIWVKEPLPKENAIPDIKGIILISLVIVSGLFALSAYGEYHSTLLALVIAALSACFAVLYYYHYRRHISPVINLSLLKNRNLSISIFVYYCIPGVFTGVNILAIFYLQQYLKFTAQGTGVFMLLYALGAFISMTISGVFYNKLGMKRLFIFALLLHSIGIALLIFVNSNTDIPLLIIAYLVIGIGGGIGANTAQTTALYDFNSQKLVQASVIWNINRQVVFSVGATVVAMLFNILSLFYLPQTAYNMTFLICALIGILPITLLFTLKKKNIVQEIQDEI
- the tolQ gene encoding Tol-Pal system protein TolQ → MADMNVIDLFLKAGLLVKLIMLILIGFSIASWAIIIQRTKVLNAADREAADFEDKFWSGTDLARLYKDSQARRDELSGSEQIFHSGFKEFARLHQASVHAPDAVVNGASRAMRVSFNRELESLETHIPFLGTVGSISPYIGLFGTVWGIMHAFIALGSVKQATLQMVAPGIAEALIATAIGLFAAIPAVMAYNRFTQRVTKLEQSYDNFMEEFLTILHRQAFASAEKK
- the tolB gene encoding Tol-Pal system beta propeller repeat protein TolB; amino-acid sequence: MKQALNVIFGLLILCVTTLANAEVRIEITQGVNTARPIGVVPFKWEGTGQMPEDIAGVIAADLRNSGKFNPIDVSRIPQQPVTASEVQPALWTALGIDSVVVGRVQPSADGQYLVSYQLVDVAGSPGAVLSQSEFKVPSKWLRYSAHTASDEVFEKLTGIRGAFRTRIAYVVVTNGGAYPYELRVSDYDGFNQDRVYRSSQPLMSPAWSPDGAKLAYVTFESGQSALVVQTLATGEIRQIASFPRHNGAPSFSPDGSKLAFALSKSGSLNLYVMDLASGNMTQVTNGRSNNTEPNWMPDGQTLVYTSDQGGRPQIYKVNINGGTPERITWEGKQNQNPAVSPDGSFLVMVSSESGRQHIAKQDLETNSVQYLTDTFLDETPSIAPNGTMVIYSSTQGLGTILQLVSTDGRFKARLPATDGQVKSPAWSPFM
- a CDS encoding DUF4440 domain-containing protein, producing the protein MKFNTDLIIESIRSLHDEIEAVFTQFPLSIDAITKIENLLSSEFSMVGINGKAVSYDDVIAMFRQNAGKRSGLKIKTDDYKIIYQSDCLVVVRYQEIHSENKKILMRESVALLRRNSHETSWQWHYLHETPIINN